The following coding sequences lie in one Montipora foliosa isolate CH-2021 chromosome 11, ASM3666993v2, whole genome shotgun sequence genomic window:
- the LOC137975261 gene encoding ribonuclease H1-like, with protein sequence MGPKGGYYAVRSGRKIGVFRTWRECEKYVKGFPEARFKKFSTNEEAENFVCGSDCNADSSTAPISNGQSKKRSYQEMCDSNGFSNTTTWRNYKHHKSSSSTTSSHSAASSSSWLSSLDDSVLVVDRPIVYTDGCCTKNGRRGARAGVGVYWGPEHSKNISDRLEGEQTNQRAEIMAAVKALETAKTLGHKTLEIRTDSKYTINGATDWCLRWKKNGWKTINGTKVKNKTEFQTLTKLCDEIDVKWTHVPGHRGIPGNEAADSLARSGSLK encoded by the exons ATGGGACCGAAAGGAGGTTATTACGCTGTACGAAGTGGAAGGAAGATAGGGGTATTTCGAACATG GAGAGAGTGTGAGAAATATGTCAAAGGCTTTCCTGAAGCTCGTTTCAAGAAGTTTTCTACAAATGAGGAAGCTGAAAATTTTGTTTGTGGTAGTGACTGCAATGCTGATTCCTCTACAGCACCAATATCAAAT GGTCAAAGTAAAAAGAGATCTTATCAGGAGATGTGTGATAGTAATGGCTTCAGTAATACAACGACTTGGAGAAACTATAAGCATCATAAATCTTCCTCATCCACTACTTCCAGTCATTCTGCTGCATCTAGTAGTTCCTGGTTGTCATCTCTAGATGACAGTGTCCTGGTTGTTGATCGTCCTATAGTTTATACTGATGGTTGCTGCACGAAGAATGGCCGACGTGGCGCCAGGGCAGGCGTTGGAGTTTACTGGGGACCTGAGCATTCAAA GAATATCAGTGATCGTTTGGAAGGAGAGCAAACCAATCAAAGAGCAGAAATCATG GCTGCTGTTAAGGCACTTGAAACTGCTAAGACATTGGGACATAAAACACTGGAAATCAGGACTGACAGCAAGTACACTATAAATG GAGCTACAGATTGGTGTCTGAGATGGAAGAAAAATGGATGGAAAACAATAAATGGAACAAAAGTCAAGAACAAGACTGAATTTCAGACACTGACAAAACTGTGTGATGAAATTGATGTCAAATGG aCACATGTCCCTGGACATCGAGGCATACCAGGCAACGAAGCTGCAGACAGCCTAGCGCGATCAGGGTCATTGAAATAa
- the LOC137975794 gene encoding neuronal pentraxin-2-like codes for MSRIYASLLFGLMICTAHVAGYTSNNYALQFSSSGVSDYVNIWGMPSLTQFTVCLWMKSSSRNDGTPFSYAVNGQANELLLFDYGSFNLWIGGQFRNTRVSANDGTWHHICVTWTNSNGGWHIYKDGVLQHHSINFRKGYRIKSGGSLVLGQEQDRLGGSFESSQRFVGLLTGVNVWNTAYSASVIRNLSRSCFNGFGNVYRWSDFRDAIKGNTGLVVPSNCSPRSRG; via the exons ATGTCCAGAATATACGCTTCATTGCTTTTTGGCCTTATGATCTGTACTGCCCATGTTGCCGGATATACATCGAACA ACTATGCCCTTCAGTTCTCATCCAGTGGCGTGAGTGACTACGTCAACATTTGGGGCATGCCCAGTTTGACTCAGTTTACTGTGTGTCTTTGGATGAAATCCAGTAGCCGTAATGATGGGACGCCATTTAGCTATGCAGTCAACGGACAGGCCAATGAATTGCTTTTGTTTGACTACGGGTCATTTAACCTGTGGATCGGTGGCCAATTCAG GAACACCAGGGTATCAGCAAACGATGGCACCTGGCATCACATCTGCGTGACTTGGACAAACAGCAATGGTGGGTGGCATATTTACAAAGATGGTGTTCTGCAGCACCACAGCATCAACTTCAGGAAAGGGTACAGAATCAAATCTGGAGGGTCTCTGGTGCTGGGACAAGAACAAGATAGACTTGGAGGATCATTTGAGTCGAGTCAGCGCTTTGTTGGACTTCTGACCGGAGTCAATGTGTGGAACACAGCTTATTCAGCTTCTGTGATCCGGAATCTCTCAAGGTCTTGCTTTAATGGGTTTGGCAATGTCTACAGGTGGTCCGATTTCAGAGATGCTATAAAGGGCAACACTGGATTGGTCGTTCCATCTAACTGTTCTCCCAGGTCAAGGGGATAA